The Deinococcus sonorensis KR-87 genome includes a window with the following:
- the phoU gene encoding phosphate signaling complex protein PhoU — MREALEHDLNTILNGALEMLAIVQQMLPLTGRVLNDREVELAPQVKALDLQVDQLEARVEAECLRLIALHQPVARDLRLIALVLKSLTDIERMGDYAVHVAEDGEELSHAPALKKYVNLSRMLERLSEMGEALTQAIVARDVPGATMALHMDDEVDDLYEQVQRELVTYMLEDPRNISKSLVLMRVGRSLERIGDHMENVAERVQYWVTGQR, encoded by the coding sequence GGCACTCGAACACGACCTGAACACCATCCTGAATGGAGCCTTGGAGATGCTCGCCATCGTCCAGCAGATGCTGCCGCTGACCGGGCGGGTGCTGAACGACCGCGAGGTGGAGCTGGCGCCGCAGGTTAAGGCGCTGGACCTGCAGGTGGATCAGCTGGAGGCGCGGGTGGAGGCCGAGTGCTTGCGGCTGATCGCGCTGCACCAGCCGGTGGCCCGCGACCTGCGGCTGATCGCGCTGGTGCTGAAGAGTCTGACCGACATCGAGCGGATGGGCGACTACGCCGTGCACGTGGCCGAGGACGGCGAGGAGCTGAGCCACGCCCCGGCGCTCAAGAAGTACGTGAATCTGTCGCGTATGCTGGAGCGCCTCTCGGAGATGGGCGAGGCGCTGACGCAGGCGATCGTGGCCCGCGACGTGCCGGGCGCCACCATGGCGCTGCACATGGACGACGAGGTGGACGACCTGTACGAGCAGGTGCAGCGCGAGCTGGTGACCTACATGCTGGAAGACCCGCGCAACATCAGCAAGTCGCTGGTGCTGATGCGGGTGGGCCGCAGCCTGGAGCGGATCGGCGACCACATGGAGAACGTGGCCGAGCGGGTGCAGTACTGGGTCACCGGCCAGCGCTGA